ACGTAAGTACATGGATACAGCTCCCTATGCAGGCATATATATCTGCTGCTTCATTCATACAGTTTATATAAAATTGTcttcctgaagccaccactagggggagctcagtaaaTTGTCATTTATACAAAAACCACTGGTAAAATTCTCTTTGCACCGTGTTCCCCCTATTGGTGGCTGCAAGAAAATGCAGTGTTTATGTCAGGAACAAAAGAAAAATCTCAACATCCACTCATTGTCCCAGGCAATGCCACTGGTCATGCTGACACGGGGCTTAATTATCGGATTAATTTGAGTaaaatttttataaatctttAAGTATTTTCCCTAATCATTTCAAGTTTTCATAAGAAGTTTTATGGTGAATTTTTACTTTTGTAAGGGTTTGCAAAGCCTACTGCTTGACAAGAGAGGAACATTGTAGACTTTGGTTATGCAGTGCCACATATGTTGAGTACTCATTATCTTCTTCTCTTCCCGGTAGGATTCTGCTGACTGTAGTGGTCATTTTCCGCATATTAATTGTGGCCATCGTTGGCGAGACGGTCTACGAAGACGAGCAGACTATGTTCATGTGCAACACTCTTCAGCCTGGCTGCAACCAAGCCTGCTACGATCGAGCTTTCCCAATCTCCCACATCCGGTACTGGGTCTTCCAGATAATCCTTGTGTGCACACCAAGCCTCTGCTTCATTACATACTCTGTCCATCAGTCTGCAAAGCAGAGGGACCGGAGATATTCCTTTCTCTACCCCCTGCTAGAGAAGGAACTGCCACGAGAAAACAGGAGAATGAAAAATATCAATGGGATCTTAATGCAGAACCCAGACCTGTCCTCCAAGGATGAACCAGACTGCTTGGAAGTAAAAGAGATCCCGAACACTCCCAAGAAAGCAGCAAAAAGCCCCAAGGTGAAACGTCAAGAGGGCATTTCCCGCTTCTACATCATTCAGGTCTTCTTCAGGAATGCTTTAGAGATTGGGTTCCTTGCAGGACAATACTTCCTTTATGGCTTTAGTGTGCCACCCATCTTTGAGTGCGACCGCTACCCTTGCTTAAAGGAGGTGGAGTGCTATGTATCTCGGCCAACCGAGAAGACAGTCTTCCTGGTCTTCATGTTTGCTGTCAGTGGCATCTGTGTCCTTCTTAACTTAGCCGAGCTAAACCACCTTGGTTGGCGAAAGATCAAGACGGCCATGAGGGGAGTACAGGCTCGCAGAAAGTCAGTGTGCGAGGTGCGTAAAAAGGAGCCATCCACCCTGGCTCAAGTGCCAACGTTGGGGAGGACACAGTCCAGTGAGTCGGCTTATGTTTGACCGCACGTTTGGTCAATACTAGTGCTTTAGAGATCTCCTCAATGCTATAGAGAATGTAACTGGTACATGATTATGGCAGAGAACGGTGCCAGTCTTCCAACCACCAGTGGAGACCCTCAAAACTACGTTAACAAGTCTGTCAATAATTATGGCTGCTGGCTTATCATGGGCAGAAAAGTTTCAATTTAATGGGGAGGACGGGTGGGACACGTGTAAAGGGTGGGAGATGCAAATATGgacaattgcttttttttttattttttacaataactACAACTGGGCCTGTACATTGATGAGTTTTGCTTAGTATTACTATATTCTGCAACATCTCGTTTTTATAATGCCAGCCACTGACGGACTGATGATGATAGAAAGTGATATATATGTATTCTCCAGGGTGTGTATAAATATAGAAAATCTGCACTAACTTATAAGAAGCCATAACGACAGACGGGGAGGACAAATAAGATGAATAGGGGTTCTTTAAGAGAGGAGTTTCAACAACCTCTCACGACTGTTATATACCTCTCACCTCCCACACACTGCAAACTCCCTCcgaaaaaaaaatcctcattcACATCTCACCTGCTCCCGAAACAGAATTGCCAATTACAAAACCTGTTAAGGAGCCAGGAATTTCTTCGCTtcgcttttctttttttaagctaACACGTATCACAGAAGGGCACAAGAACACCCAGCAGGCACGATGAGAGAATAATGTAGCAAACAGGGTAAAGGAAATATCGTAACACTGCAAGAGCAATGACCGAAACTCAATGGGTATTATGGCAGAGGACCTACACACACGAAGGTAGAACCAGTGAAGGTCCAAACACAAGATAGCCAAGAAGAAATGGTGAGGAAACACCAAAGCCAAGGAGACATCATGAAGGAACATTGTATCTTGACATAGACATACAGGGTAAATGACACTACTCCCAACCGGCATGTGCAGGAAACCCTCCAACACTCCTCATGATTTCAACACTTTGATTTAGTAAGGGATGCAGTTTAGATAGggtactggctctccttaaagagaccagccctGTATGGAGGTTTACTGGAAgtgctccatgggaaaacaatATGCGAAGAGGTGtctcccaaggaaagagaacAATGTCGGTTGCACCACCTTGTTGAAGTGGCTCCTTACGAGTCAAAATCCAAAAATCCAACTTTTTAACAAGACTTGGGACATGGCAAAGTAAA
The Bufo bufo chromosome 8, aBufBuf1.1, whole genome shotgun sequence genome window above contains:
- the LOC120977355 gene encoding gap junction delta-2 protein-like, giving the protein MGEWTILERLLEAAVQQHSTMIGRILLTVVVIFRILIVAIVGETVYEDEQTMFMCNTLQPGCNQACYDRAFPISHIRYWVFQIILVCTPSLCFITYSVHQSAKQRDRRYSFLYPLLEKELPRENRRMKNINGILMQNPDLSSKDEPDCLEVKEIPNTPKKAAKSPKVKRQEGISRFYIIQVFFRNALEIGFLAGQYFLYGFSVPPIFECDRYPCLKEVECYVSRPTEKTVFLVFMFAVSGICVLLNLAELNHLGWRKIKTAMRGVQARRKSVCEVRKKEPSTLAQVPTLGRTQSSESAYV